Proteins encoded within one genomic window of Calonectris borealis chromosome 1, bCalBor7.hap1.2, whole genome shotgun sequence:
- the TBC1D4 gene encoding TBC1 domain family member 4 isoform X2, with the protein MEDIHSTLKEGVPKSRRGEIWQFLAVQHRVRHRLPNKQQPPDISYKELLKQLTAQQHAILVDLGRTFPTHPYFSAHLGAGQLSLFNLLKAYSLLDKEVGYCQGISFVAGVLLLHMSEEQAFEMLKFLMYDLGFRKQYRPDMMSLQIQMYQLSRLLHDYHRDLYNHLEENEISPSLYAAPWFLTLFASQFPLGFVARVFDIIFLQGTEVIFKVALSLLSSQETSIMGCESFENIVDFLKTTIPDMTQPQMEKIITQVFEMDISKQLHAYEVEYHVLQDELQENVNLCDEGEPLEKLERANSHLKRQNMDLLEKLQVAHAKIQSLESSLETILTRENKMKTVIQSLEQEKITYQKTLEQIMKYLPAEALSDCELLLKEVNYNPNNKIK; encoded by the exons ATGGAAGACATTCATTCCACTTTGAAAGAAG GTGTACCAAAAAGTCGTCGGGGAGAAATTTGGCAGTTTTTGGCAGTGCAACATCGAGTCAGACACAGACTGCCAAACAAGCAACAGCCTCCCGACATCTCTTACAAAGAACTTCTGAAACAACTGACTGCTCAACAGCACGCCATCCTTGTAGATCTAG GACGGACATTCCCTACGCATCCTTACTTTTCTGCCCATCTGGGAGCAGGACAGCTATCACTCTTTAATCTCCTGAAAGCATACTCTTTGCTGGACAAAGAAGTGGGTTATTGTCAAGGTATAAGCTTTGTAGCTGGAGTGCTGCTTCTACATATGAGTGAGGAACAGGCCTTTGAAATGCTGAAATTCCTCATGTATGACCTTGGCTTCCGTAAACAGTACAGGCCAGACATGATGTCACTACAG ATTCAGATGTATCAGCTCTCAAGGCTTCTTCATGATTATCACAGAGACCTGTATAATCaccttgaagaaaatgaaatcagtCCCAGTCTTTACGCTGCACCGTGGTTTCTTACACTGTTCGCATCTCAGTTTCCATTAGGATTTGTAGCCAGAGTATTTG acattatttttcttcaaggaaCAGAAGTCATATTTAAAGTAGCACTGAGCCTACTTAGTAGTCAAGAAACATCTATAATGGGATGTGAGAGTTTTGAGAACATTGTTGATTTTCTTAAAACCACTATTCCAGATATGACTCAGCctcaaatggaaaaaattattacCCAG GTGTTTGAGATGGATATTTCAAAACAGCTCCATGCCTACGAAGTAGAGTACCATGTTCTTCAGGATGAACTGCAGGAAAACGTGAATCTCTGTGATGAAGGTGAACCCCTGGAGAAGCTGGAGAGGGCAAACAGTCATCTGAAGAGACAAAACATGGATTTGTTGGAGAAGCTACAG GTTGCTCACGCTAAAATTCAGAGTCTGGAATCCAGCCTGGAGACTATTTTGACTCGAGAGAACAAAATGAAGACTGTAATTCAGTCCCTGGAACAGGAGAAGATAACATATCAAAAGACTCTTGAGCAGATAATGAAGTATTTGCCAGCAGAAGCATTGTCTGACTGTGAACTGCTCCTGAAGGAAGTAAACTACAatccaaataataaaataaaataa